GAAGCTGCCGGCGTGTCAGTTCCTTCCCTTTAAAAAGTTTAATGGCGACCTCCTTTTAAAAAATACTGGAAAGGAAATTAAATTTCAATCCCTCGGCTTTGCAAGAATTTCAAGCACTTTTAATTCAAGGAAGCGTTTTGATGCCGCCGATTTGATTATACATACCGTATCAGCCCCCCTTACCGTACCGGCAAGGGCCGCAACTTCCTCCCCTTCGGGAATAAGACTACCGTCACAGGCCTCCATAACGATTTCACAGCAAACCTTGACCCCTTCGCCAAACCTCCTTAGTGACTGGGCAACGATCATAGTCGGATAAAGACCGTCAAATTTCTTTGAAAAAGCCGTTTCTATTGAATGAGTCAGTATGGTGCCCGTATATATTTTTGCGCCGCACCTTAATATTTCATCTCGATGTTCAGGCAAAAATTCAAAATGGTTTGGCTCCTTAAAACCTGCAGAATGGGTAACAACAACGACGTTGACATTTTTACCCTCAAGCTGCCTGGCCATAGCCGCACCGGTAGTTCCGACAGTCGTTGCGACAACAACATGCCTGCACCCCTCATTAACAAGCTGAGACGTAATTTCAATACAGCGCCCACTATTTTCCCTGCCGCTGCTTTCAAAGTATTCGACCTGCCTGATCATTCATCTCTCCCTGACATAGCACTGTAATCTTTATAGCATACTATTTTTTCAAATAAAACTAAACAATGCTATTATCCGTGGACGGAGATATTAAAGACCGGTATTGAAATACCTGAAAAAAGATTATTTTTTATACCCATTAAAAATCAGCAATGCCGCTAATTCTTTGACATTTTTTAACTCATAATTTAGTATACATCTTTACAACAAGTACTCAGGACATTCTTCCTATGCACACACCTTCAATGAGCGAATTTAAAGAACTGGCCAAAGAGGGGAACCTTATTCCCCTTTACAGGGAAATACTGGCCGACATGGATACACCTGTCTCTGCCTATAAAAAAATAGCGCGCGGCCCTTACTCCTTTCTATTTGAAAGCGTCGTAGGCGGTGAAAAATGGGCCAGGTACTCCTTTCTCGGCTGTGAGCCGTCGGTTATTTTCAAGAGCAAGGGTGGCAATGTAGAGATCATCGAAAATGGCGAAACGAAAATCATCCATTGTGATAAAGACCCCCTCTATCACCTGAAAGAGCTTATGAACAGATACAAGCCTGTCAAGCTCCCGGGCCTTCCAAGGTTTTTTGGAGGTGCCGTCGGTTATCTCGGTTACGACATGGTCAGATTTTTTGAAAAACTCCCTGAACTTACGGAAGATGATCTGGGCCTGCCTGATTCTCTTCTCATGATCACCGATACGATCCTCATCTTTGACAATGTAAATCAGAAGATTAAAGTCGTCTCAAACGCCCATACGGAGGGTGTTGATACAGAAGAGGCTTACCACAGGGCAGCGGAAAGAGTCGAAGATATGATCGACCGCCTCAGAAGCCCTATACCGATCAGGGAGAACCGGAAAAGGCTGTCAAAGCCAGAGGAACCAAACTCTAACTTTTCAAAACAAGCCTTCAAGAATATTGTGGAAAAGGCAAGAGACTACATCCGGGAAGGCGATATTTTCCAGGTCGTTCTCTCCCAGCGTTTTGAAGTGGATAATCATGAAGATCCCTTCGACGTATACCGGGCCATCAGGTCTTTAAATCCCTCTCCCTACCTGTTTTTATTAACTATGGATGAAGTTTCCCTTGTAGGATCATCACCGGAAGTACTGGTAAGAGTAGAAGAAGGAGACATTACGCTAAGGCCCATTGCCGGGACCCGCAAAAGAGGCGAAACGGAAGAAGAAGACAAGGCCCTTGAGGAAGATCTTCTTGCCGACCCCAAGGAAAGAGCCGAGCACATCATGCTTGTCGACCTTGGCCGTAATGACGTGGGAAGGGTATCACAGGTAGGCAGTGTTGAAGTGGATGAACTCATGGTTATCGAGCGCTATTCTCATGTCATGCATATTGTCTCCAACGTAAAAAGCAATATCAATGAAGGTCTCGATGCCTATGACGTGCTGAGGGCATGCTTCCCTGCGGGAACCGTATCAGGGGCACCCAAGGTAAGGGCCATGGAAATCATCGAGGAACTGGAGCCGACCAAAAGAGGCCCCTATGCGGGAGCCGTGGGCTATTTCTCTTTTACAGGCAATATGGATATCTGCATTACCATAAGAACTATTCTCATCAAGGGGGACAAAGCATATGTACAGGCCGGTGCCGGCATTGTCGCCTATTCGGACCCGGAAAGCGAATATGTAGAAACGGTAAACAAGGCCAAAGGAAGCATGAGGGCCCTTGAAATTGCAGCAGGCGGCCTAAATTCATAAGTGAAAGCTAAACCGCGTTAAAATCCCCTTAATACCCTCTAGGGGCATATTTCCCCCTTTACAAAAGGGGGAGATTAAAATCCCTCCCTTTTGTAAAGGGAGGTGAGGAGGGATTTTATTATTAAAAATTTATCTGATATAATTATGAGTAATAAATCTTTTGTCATACCAGATCTGGTATTTTACATTTAATGCAATGGATTCTCCTCCTTCAGCATTTTATAAAAAAAAGTTAATTCTCCCACTTACACTCTCAGCAATAACTCTCATACTTTATGCTTTCACCCTGTCACCAACAATAAATTTTGGCGATTCCCCCGAACTGATATCATCAGCCTATACACTCGGCATGTCCCATCCGCCGGGCTATCCCCTTTATTCTTTGCTGGGCAAGTTTTTTTCTCTCATTCCCTGGTCTGACTCCATTGCCCGGCGGATTAATTTAGCATCGGCCTTTTATTCGGCAGCATCCATATTTATACTTGCACTGCTCATTGAAATTTCCGGAATCAATTACGCCAGAGTGGGCATTATTTTTTTTGCAACCTTTCTGGCTCTCTCAACTACCTTATGGTCCCAATCGGTAGTGTCAGAAGTTTATACCCTCAACCTTCTTTTCTTTTCATTGCTGCTTTTTTTTACTTATCTCTGGTGGAAAAAGGGAGACAGGCCATACCTGCCGGCAGGCTTTTTTCTTTATGGCCTTGGTCTTGCCAATCATCACACACTGCTTCCCTTTATACCTCTATTGATCATCTTCCTTATTGCCGGAAAGCGAAATGAAATAAAAAATATTCCTCTTATCTTTTCATTGATCGCCTTATTCATACTCGGCTTAAGTGTTTATATTTATATGCCCCTAAGGTCAATGCAGTCCCCCGCTATGGACTGGGGCGATCCTGAAAACTTTAGGCAATTTTTCGATATAGTACTAAGAAGACACTTTCCAACGATTGAAACAAGCCTTACTTTACAACAGGCATTTAAGCAACTTACCTGGTATGGCAGTGCTATAGTCCGGGAATTTACCTTTACAGGAGCGATTCTGGCGCTGTGGGGCCTCACAAGGTCTTACAAATGGGGAAAGCCTCCCTTTTTATTTCTCTTCCTCCTTTTTATTATCCACGGAATTGCTACCCTGCTCGTTTTAAATCCCACATCTTCAGAATCCTACAAAAACGTAAGCGCCATGTTGATCCCTTCCTATGCCATCATGGCGCTCTGGATCGGTCTCGCTGTTTCGAACTTAACATCTATAATAGTCAATAGAAAAGGGGGCCACATTTCCCTTACCGTACTTTTTGCCGCAATTTCAGCTTCCCTGATTTATAACGCACCCTCTGTCTATCAAAAAAACGACGAAAGCAATAACTACTTTGCCCTCGATTATGCCTCCAACATATTTAACAGCATCGATGAAAAGGGTGTTATTTTCGTTGAGTCCGACACGGCCCTCTTTCCCCTCTGGTATCTCCAGTTTGTTGAAGGCGCAAGACCCGATGTGGCCGTCATCGACGTGGACTTTCTCATGCTTCCCTGGTTCAAAGGACAAATCAGGGAAAGGTACAAAAATATTGATATCAAAGTGGAAGACCTGGGCAAGCATTCATCAAGAAGCGGTAAAAAAGTCGCCTTTGCCGACATGCTCGATGCCTTTAAGGTAAACCAGGTGGATACTGTTATTGAAGACATCATCGCAATAAGACCTATCTATATATCCTATGAATTCGGTCCCGTCTACAGACAATTTAAAGAGATAAAAGGGATTTACGTTATCAATGAAGGCCTCATTTACAAAGTCAGCAAGACCTACGAAAAACCGGCTGTAAAAAAATGGGACACCTTCAATTTCCGAAGCCTGCTCCAATATAATCTGAAAGATGATCTCACGGTCAAAGTCCTGGCTTCAGCCTACATCAATCCGCTGAAAAGAAAGGGGCAGTTGCTTTATGACAGTGGTAAAAGGGATGAGGCAATGAAAATTCTTAAGCGAATAAAGGAGATTGAGGCTGGGGCGGCTGGTGTGAAGTGATAGCTCTTTCTCTTGAAATTATGGGTTGCACTTCACTCCGCCCATTCTGATCTACGAAAACCATATTTTATCTATCCCACTCCGAATGTCCCGCTATTGTCATTCCCGAGGATTTAATCGGGAATCTGGTTTTGGTTAAAAAGCATAATCCCCGGTGGTGAGATTTTTATTGTGATTTGATCGAGTCATGAAATTGAAACCATATCCCCGACAGGGGCATTCGGGGATGACAGGAAAGAAAGAAACCTATATGAATTTGTCATTCCCGAGGGTCTAATCGGGAATCTGGTTTTTAAGTATGGTGATTTGATTAAGTAATAAAACCAAAACCATATCCCCGATAGGAGCACTCGGGGATGACAGAGAAGAAAGGAGGGCAATAAAGGGTTCTAATTTTAGTGGTATAGGGTCTTTAACTTAAGCGTAACCCGGATGAAAATCCGGGGCATATAATTTCCCTGTAAGACGTTTTTATTGCCAGGCTCTACTGTACTTACGTTTCCAGTTCAACAAACAGATCATTCAGTGCTTCATTTAAAAGCTTCTGAATCGTTGCATCTTCTTCAAGTGCAATAGTTTTAAGCTGTCTCCCCTGGCTTAACAACATTATATTGAAGGATTAGCAAACTCTGACAAAAATAAAAATAAGGCCCTGCAGCAGTTGCAAAGGATGCAGCAACAAATAGTAAGGCAGCGGCAACGAGATTTAGGTACTGGTCGATAATTTGTAAATATGATTTGAAACAAGAATAGCCAATAAAATCCAAACTTCTACATCAAAAAGTCTTTTTCAACCAATTTCCAATCAAAAATAAATAAATTTACAAATAAAAAGTGTTTTGCTACACTTTCACTAGAATTAATCTATTATTCCTCAAATAAATGTTTATTAAAACTATGCGTTAGCAATAAATATGAAAATTAACCCGGACAAAGATCTTAGGCTCGTTGGTTATGGCGAATTAGTACGGCGCTATTCTCTTAAAGTCATACCTCATCATACTCAGTCATTCATCGCTGAAAAAGGAAGGCGTAAGACGGTTATAGAGGATTACCGGAGGAAGGAGATTTATACCAGGAGATATGACCCTGCAGACACTTTGATGGATCATTTAGTATTTGCTCTAAAGTATGAAGGGATCAACTTGGAGATACTCAAAGCTCTTTTCCCGGTTGTAGACTCCGGGGAACTTGAAGACTCTATCAAGCGAAATCCAGCAGGGAAGCATTCACGAAAAATCTGGTTTTTGTACGAATATCTTATGGACAAGGAACTGGATTTGGAAACTCCCGGTGTAACTAATTATGTTGATCTCCTTGATTCGGGCCAGTATTACACTGGAAAAGGTGCCCAATCCCGCCGTCAAAAAGTTACAGATAATCTCTTAGGCAATCAGCACTTCTGCCCTATGATTCGACGAACTGATGAACTGGAAGATTATATTGATCTTCAGCTAGACAAGAAAGGAATAGAAGTAATAGGTCAATATCCGCCGGAAATCATACAGCGGGCAGTTTCTTATTTATTTACCAGGGAAACAAAATCTTCCTTTGAGATTGAGCGAGCAGTTCCGGATCAGAAACGGGCAGCCCGATTTGTTGAATTGCTTATGCGAGCAGATGATCAGGAGTTCTTTGAAAAAAAATCATTGATAGAACTTCAGAAGGCAACTGTTGATGAACGTTTTGCTAATCATGATTTTCGTACTGATCAAAACTATGTGGGACAAACCGTAAGTTTTGGTAATGAGGTGATCCATTATATTTCACCCAGGCCTGAAGACCTTCAAGAACTCATGGAAGGCATGTTCCAGGCCTATAAGCGAATGGTGGATTCTCAAGTTCATCCTGTTTTGATTGCGACAGCAATTTCATTCGGATTTGTATTTATTCATCCTTTTGATGATGGTAATGGTCGTATTCATCGCTTTCTAATTCATAATATTTTGGCAAAAAGGTTGTTTACACCGAAAGGCTTTATTTTCCCGGTTTCAGCAACCATGCTCCACAAGATGAGGGAATATGATGAAGCTTTAGAGCTCTTTTCAAAGTCTCTTTTGCCACTGCTGGATTATGAACTGGATGCTGATGGCAGAATGGATGTTAAGAATGAAACGGCACTGCATTATAAATATATCGATATGACCGCAATAGCTGAAAGATTATTCGGATTTATCGAGGATACAATTGAACATGAGTTAGTCTCAGAATTGGACTTTATTATTGATTACGATAGGGCAAAATTGGCTATAAGAGAGATTGTGGATATGCCTGATCGGCTTATTGATCT
The DNA window shown above is from Deltaproteobacteria bacterium and carries:
- the trpE gene encoding anthranilate synthase component I produces the protein MHTPSMSEFKELAKEGNLIPLYREILADMDTPVSAYKKIARGPYSFLFESVVGGEKWARYSFLGCEPSVIFKSKGGNVEIIENGETKIIHCDKDPLYHLKELMNRYKPVKLPGLPRFFGGAVGYLGYDMVRFFEKLPELTEDDLGLPDSLLMITDTILIFDNVNQKIKVVSNAHTEGVDTEEAYHRAAERVEDMIDRLRSPIPIRENRKRLSKPEEPNSNFSKQAFKNIVEKARDYIREGDIFQVVLSQRFEVDNHEDPFDVYRAIRSLNPSPYLFLLTMDEVSLVGSSPEVLVRVEEGDITLRPIAGTRKRGETEEEDKALEEDLLADPKERAEHIMLVDLGRNDVGRVSQVGSVEVDELMVIERYSHVMHIVSNVKSNINEGLDAYDVLRACFPAGTVSGAPKVRAMEIIEELEPTKRGPYAGAVGYFSFTGNMDICITIRTILIKGDKAYVQAGAGIVAYSDPESEYVETVNKAKGSMRALEIAAGGLNS
- a CDS encoding Fic family protein → MKINPDKDLRLVGYGELVRRYSLKVIPHHTQSFIAEKGRRKTVIEDYRRKEIYTRRYDPADTLMDHLVFALKYEGINLEILKALFPVVDSGELEDSIKRNPAGKHSRKIWFLYEYLMDKELDLETPGVTNYVDLLDSGQYYTGKGAQSRRQKVTDNLLGNQHFCPMIRRTDELEDYIDLQLDKKGIEVIGQYPPEIIQRAVSYLFTRETKSSFEIERAVPDQKRAARFVELLMRADDQEFFEKKSLIELQKATVDERFANHDFRTDQNYVGQTVSFGNEVIHYISPRPEDLQELMEGMFQAYKRMVDSQVHPVLIATAISFGFVFIHPFDDGNGRIHRFLIHNILAKRLFTPKGFIFPVSATMLHKMREYDEALELFSKSLLPLLDYELDADGRMDVKNETALHYKYIDMTAIAERLFGFIEDTIEHELVSELDFIIDYDRAKLAIREIVDMPDRLIDLFIRLCIDNKGQLSINMRKAKFASLTDDEVLQMEKCVRTSFKKI
- a CDS encoding DUF2723 domain-containing protein, producing the protein MSYQIWYFTFNAMDSPPSAFYKKKLILPLTLSAITLILYAFTLSPTINFGDSPELISSAYTLGMSHPPGYPLYSLLGKFFSLIPWSDSIARRINLASAFYSAASIFILALLIEISGINYARVGIIFFATFLALSTTLWSQSVVSEVYTLNLLFFSLLLFFTYLWWKKGDRPYLPAGFFLYGLGLANHHTLLPFIPLLIIFLIAGKRNEIKNIPLIFSLIALFILGLSVYIYMPLRSMQSPAMDWGDPENFRQFFDIVLRRHFPTIETSLTLQQAFKQLTWYGSAIVREFTFTGAILALWGLTRSYKWGKPPFLFLFLLFIIHGIATLLVLNPTSSESYKNVSAMLIPSYAIMALWIGLAVSNLTSIIVNRKGGHISLTVLFAAISASLIYNAPSVYQKNDESNNYFALDYASNIFNSIDEKGVIFVESDTALFPLWYLQFVEGARPDVAVIDVDFLMLPWFKGQIRERYKNIDIKVEDLGKHSSRSGKKVAFADMLDAFKVNQVDTVIEDIIAIRPIYISYEFGPVYRQFKEIKGIYVINEGLIYKVSKTYEKPAVKKWDTFNFRSLLQYNLKDDLTVKVLASAYINPLKRKGQLLYDSGKRDEAMKILKRIKEIEAGAAGVK